From Ptychodera flava strain L36383 chromosome 2, AS_Pfla_20210202, whole genome shotgun sequence, the proteins below share one genomic window:
- the LOC139123370 gene encoding uncharacterized protein has product MADENTTGRPKRKRGSYMTYLSNPLKPIPVSTARVWLSQDTNEQQVARAPEMEIEQDMIDDVGHAEILHSASRMSSSTAANSLPANDYKKTDILDAHESIDFHETDVASIANGSDSEEQSDDNTDYTQGNRSWDKYIDDFSEDVDDPQCDSDIASDPVGDENQKQTESQEEDKPLYPGAPLTVGISLLLLISFAIRHSLTGTALADLLSLIELHCIAPNLCRKSLKMFNDFFKKLKSPIERHYFCLYCYGYIGKEVDSKCPVCSRSTTEKKSTSYFIILPVLSQLQSIFSRSGMFEKLAYRVKRNKPSNGDIADVMDGLLYRKHFSDDGFFHNTSSQHKKTELHLSFQMNFDGVALFRSSKFSIWPVYYSVNELPPKDRYQRRNRIFAGLWFGFRKPETKTFLKPFAESFKEMFEKGMPLQVPEKNTNITVRVILLSAVFDAPARCMFMECVQFNGMYGCPYCLAPGETVKTSVRGHTRAYPYDRENPATGHKEERTHKSTFKFAKEAARSIQSGKAKVVMGVKNISWFSCLPTFDIINGIGSDYMHCICLGIMKMLLTLWTDKSHKEDPWYIGNKIQMLDKNILSIKPPYMITRAPRTISNELAHWKASEFRSFLLYYSIPLLWKVLPADFFQHFCLLVEGVYLLLGASISPGDLKKASALLRHFSFKVESLYGLRYQTSNMHMLLHFVKRVQLLGPLWTMSCFFYEDCNGELRDLCHGTQSIQEQIVTAVSIQQQIPNLESQLVSGSDAEYFYEKITSVRKIGSRKTEIGDGYSVVGAPVETSITRSERSCIERLLGKVKTIFTFKRIAIKSALVHSKCYKPVTRRNSYTVKFRTQTGEVAFGQVRYYAQCRLFCPCETKRNSLCVCGTTEYVAMIDMFKVRHDIKTSMVQDSTTKTSLNHIIPVDKVTSELVCVNVKRVVQCCVFVDCNRPECYFIGLFPNDVEKD; this is encoded by the exons ATGGCTGACGAAAATACGACTGGAAGACCAAAGCGAAAACGGGGATCGTACATGACTTATTTAAGTAATCCATTGAAGCCTATACCTGTTTCAACCGCGCGAGTTTGGCTATCACAGGACACTAATGAACAACAAGTGGCACGGGCACCGGAAATGGAGATCGAACAGGACATGATAGATGATGTTGGccatgctgaaattttgcacTCTGCCAGTAGGATGAGCAGTTCTACGGCTGCAAACTCTCTGCCAGCAAATGACTACAAGAAAACAGATATTCTTGATGCGCATGAATCGATCGATTTTCACGAAACAGACGTTGCCTCGATTGCCAATGGAAGCGACTCGGAAGAACAATCAGATGACAACACTGACTACACGCAAGGTAATCGTTCGTGGGACAAATACATCGACGATTTCAGTGAGGATGTCGATGATCCACAGTGTGATTCTGATATAGCATCTGACCCTGTGGGCGACGAAAACCAAAAGCAAACAGAGAGCCAGGAAGAGGACAAACCGCTCTATCCTGGAGCTCCTCTCACAGTTGGCATAAGTTTGCTTCTCCTCATTTCGTTTGCCATTCGACATAGCTTAACTGGGACTGCTTTAGCAGACTTACTAAGTTTAATAGAATTGCACTGTATCGCGCCTAACTTGTGTCGAAAGAGTCTAAAGATGTTCAACGACTTCTTCAAGAAATTGAAATCTCCAATAGAaagacattatttttgtttgtactgtTATGGCTATATTGGAAAAGAGGTTGACTCCAAATGCCCTGTTTGCTCAAGAAGTACGACGGAGAAGAAGTCCACAAGTTACTTCATCATTTTACCAGTACTCAGCCAGCTACAGAGCATATTTTCAC GAAGTGGTATGTTTGAGAAATTGGCATACCGAGTTAAGCGAAACAAGCCATCAAATGGAGACATAGCTGATGTGATGGATGGGCTACTATACCGGAAACATTTCAGTGATGATGGTTTTTTCCACAACACATCAAGTCAACATAAGAAGACTGAGCTTCATTtatcatttcaaatgaattttgatgGAGTCGCTTTGTTTAGGTCTTCCAAATTCTCCATATGGCCAGTGTATTATAGTGTCAATGAACTTCCTCCCAAGGACAG ATATCAAAGAAGAAATAGAATATTTGCGGGTCTGTGGTTTGGGTTTAGAAAACCAGAGACGAAAACATTTCTGAAGCCATTTGCCGAAAGCTTCAAGGAAATGTTTGAGAAAG GAATGCCATTACAAGTTCCTGAAAAGAACACAAACATAACCGTGCGAGTGATATTGTTGAGTGCTGTCTTTGATGCTCCAGCAAGATGTATGTTTATGGAGTGCGTCCAGTTTAATGGTATGTATGGTTGTCCATATTGCTTAGCTCCAGGTGAGACCGTGAAGACAAGTGTTAGAGGTCACACTAGAGCTTATCCCTATGACAGAGAAAACCCTGCTACAGGACATAAAGAAGAGAGGACCCACaaatcaacatttaaatttgccAAGGAAGCTGCCAGAAGCATTCAAAGTGGGAAGGCCAAAGTAGTCATGGGTGTGAAGAACATAAGCTGGTTTTCATGTTTGCCAACATTTGATATCATCAATGGCATTGGGTCAGACTACATGCATTGCATATGCTTAGGTATTATGAAAATGCTTTTGACACTTTGGACAGACAAATCACATAAGGAAGATCCTTGGTACATTGGCAATAAGATACAAATGCTTGACAAGAATATTCTATCCATAAAGCCACCTTATATGATTACAAGAGCACCGAGAACCATATCAAATGAACTCGCACACTGGAAAGCTTCAGAGTTTAGAAGTTTTCTCTTGTACTATTCTATACCCTTATTATGGAAAGTCTTACCTGCAGACTTCTTTCAACATTTCTGTTTGTTAGTGGAGGGTGTCTATTTATTACTTGGGGCATCAATTTCCCCAGGAGACCTAAAGAAGGCATCAGCCCTCTTACGACATTTCTCCTTTAAAGTTGAAAGTCTTTATGGTCTAAGATATCAAACTTCAAATATGCATATGTTGCTTCACTTTGTTAAAAGAGTTCAATTGTTAGGTCCATTATGGACaatgtcatgttttttttatgaaGACTGTAACGGCGAATTAAGAGACCTTTGCCATGGAACTCAGAGTATACAAGAACAAATAGTAACAGCAGTTTCCATACAACAACAGATACCAAATCTGGAAAGTCAGCTTGTTAGTGGTTctgatgctgaatatttttatgaaaagataACTTCTGTCCGTAAGATAGGTAGCAGGAAAACTGAAATTGGAGATGGTTATTCTGTAGTTGGAGCTCCTGTTGAAACAAGTATCACACGCTCTGAACGTTCATGCATTGAGAGACTGTTGGGTAAAGTGAAAACCATCTTTACATTCAAACGTATTGCTATTAAGAGTGCACTTGTACACAGTAAATGTTATAAACCAGTCACTAGAAGAAATAGTTACACGGTTAAATTTAGGACACAAACTGGGGAGGTTGCATTTGGACAAGTGAGGTATTATGCACAGTGCCGACTATTCTGTCCCTGTGAAACTAAACGTAATTCATTGTGTGTATGTGGAACAACTGAGTATGTGGCTATGATAGACATGTTTAAAGTCAGGCATGACATAAAGACATCAATGGTACAAGATAGTACTACTAAGACAAGTCTTAATCATATAATTCCAGTGGATAAAGTGACCTCAGAGCTAGTATGCGTTAATGTAAAAAGAGTTGTACAATGTTGTGTTTTTGTAGATTGCAATAGACCAGAATGTTATTTTATTGGCTTATTTCCAAATGATGTAGAGAAGGACTGA